The Nostoc sp. PCC 7524 nucleotide sequence ATTAGGTGCGACCCGAAAAATCTTTTCTTGACTATCTAAAAATAATAAAGGATGAACGTTTTCAGAATCTATAAATTCCTTGCCATACCAATTGGCAATTTCCAACAAACCATCCATTGGATGATTTGTATTTAATCCAGACCCTTGCCAACGACCAAACATAAACTCTAAATTTACAGGTTCGAGAGCGTCAAAAATTTCTAAAGCTTGTTCTGTTGTAGTGTGACCTGTGTTCAAAATTAACTGATAATTCTCTAATGTTTCCATTGTTATTCTCCTGATAAGTGCTATTTTGCGGGAACGAACCTTTAATTATGAAATTCTATCAGGACTTACGCAAGTGTCACAATTGGTGGTTGGTGCGTGACGCTATAAGTCTGATGACTACGTTCAAATAATCTTGCTGCGTCAAGCACCCTACAGAAAAAATATGCCTACAAACCTTTCATTATTTACCCTGTTCTACTTAATTTCAGGATTGTAATCAACACACACTATTAGCCCAGTGAGTAATTCTTGCATAACATCTGCCGAAACTTTTCCTAAACATCTAACAAATCGCTCAGTTGTGATACTACGAACTTGTAAAACATTGCCTGCTGAGTCTGAATCTAAGCCGTTTTGATCAGTTCTTGGAATAGGAATCATAAAAGGGCGATTTTGAAATTTAGGTTGCCATGTTGCTACAGGAATAATCATTCGCATAGGTATAGAGGTAAAAATATCAGAACTAATCACAATACCAGGGCGAGTTTTTTGAATTTCCTGTCTTCTAGTTGGGTCAAGTTGCACTAACCAAATCTCTCCTCTCTTGGGATTAGTCATTTTCTAATTCCCAATCTTCACTATGCTAATACAGAAAACTCGGTTAATTCTGGGTCTGTTAAAAAATCCTCGGCTGTAGCCACCATATAAGGTTCTAGTATTTTGTGCCGTTCTGCTATAGGTAGCTTGGCGATTTCTTTAAGAGATAACCGTTTTTCTGGTTGCAGTGATTTGTCCCTTGCTAATTGGTGATTTGTTGTGGTTTTTTGAACAAGAAATTCAACAAAATCTAGCACTTCCTGCTGTTTCTCATGGGAAAGAATGCTTAGATTATTGATCACAGCCTGTTCAATATTTATTGTTTCTGACATTTTATTTGCATTCCCTGAATATATGAATATATCTCTCTCGCATTAAAAGCTATTTATTTTTCCATCAATTCTTGAAACAGTTCATCGTTTCTAATGCTATCAAAATCTGAATCTGTTTTTGCCCATGTGCGACATTGTTCAGGATTTAAATTAATAGCTATTTGCAAATTTTCTATTGCTTTTTCAACATTATTTTGCAGGGCATAACAGCAAGCTTTATTGTACCAAGCTTGGTGTAAATCTGGTTGAAATTTCAGTGCTTGGTCGTAGGATGATATCGCCTCTTCATTGCGTTCTAAATTAAATAGCGCAACGCCGCGATTGTTCCAAGCTTCGTGAAAATCTGGTTGAAATTTCAGTGCTTGGTCGTAGGATGATATCGCCTCTTCATTGCGTCCTAAATTTCTTAGCGCATTGCCCCGATTGTACCAAGCTTCGTGAAAATCTGGTTGAAATTTCAGTGCTTGGTCGTAGGATGATATCGCCTCTTCATTGCGTCCTAAATTAAATAGCGCAATGCCGCGATTGTTCCAAGCTTGGTGTAAATCTGGTTGAAATTTTAGTGCTTGGTCGTAGGATGATATCGCTTCTTCATTGCGTCCTAAATTTCTTA carries:
- a CDS encoding DUF2281 domain-containing protein, encoding MSETINIEQAVINNLSILSHEKQQEVLDFVEFLVQKTTTNHQLARDKSLQPEKRLSLKEIAKLPIAERHKILEPYMVATAEDFLTDPELTEFSVLA
- a CDS encoding type II toxin-antitoxin system PemK/MazF family toxin, which translates into the protein MTNPKRGEIWLVQLDPTRRQEIQKTRPGIVISSDIFTSIPMRMIIPVATWQPKFQNRPFMIPIPRTDQNGLDSDSAGNVLQVRSITTERFVRCLGKVSADVMQELLTGLIVCVDYNPEIK